A stretch of the Petrotoga sibirica DSM 13575 genome encodes the following:
- the def gene encoding peptide deformylase: MEIRLIGDPVLRKRAKKVEKIDENLKNVIDEMFSTMYLYDGVGLAAPQVGISLRFFIMDSRENEGDSLTANNEKGKKVVINPEIIEFLGKEVSFEEGCLSIPDIFEDVVRAEGVKVRYQDLSGKVIEEDLHGYQARIFQHETDHLDGILFTDKLPLVKKARLKKELNKLIEKGKNRSLELEDKVKL; encoded by the coding sequence ATGGAAATTCGACTCATTGGAGACCCTGTTTTAAGAAAAAGGGCGAAAAAAGTGGAAAAAATCGATGAAAACTTAAAAAATGTCATTGATGAAATGTTTTCGACAATGTATCTATACGACGGAGTAGGTTTAGCCGCACCTCAAGTGGGAATATCGTTGAGGTTTTTTATTATGGATTCTAGAGAAAACGAAGGAGACAGCCTCACGGCAAATAACGAAAAGGGCAAAAAAGTTGTTATTAACCCCGAAATAATAGAGTTCTTGGGAAAAGAGGTTAGCTTTGAAGAAGGGTGTTTAAGCATTCCTGATATATTTGAAGATGTAGTAAGAGCAGAAGGTGTGAAGGTTCGTTACCAGGATTTAAGCGGAAAAGTTATTGAGGAAGATCTTCACGGATATCAGGCAAGAATATTCCAACATGAAACAGATCATCTTGATGGGATTTTATTCACCGACAAATTACCCCTTGTAAAGAAAGCCAGGTTAAAAAAAGAATTAAACAAACTGATAGAAAAGGGGAAAAATCGCTCATTAGAGTTAGAGGATAAGGTTAAATTATGA
- the fmt gene encoding methionyl-tRNA formyltransferase: protein MTTNNDFKIVFMGTPDFGAEVLEELINHNFNVVGVFSQPDRPRGRGKKLQPTPAKEIALKYNIPIFQPKSVNKGEGFDFLKELNPDIIITAAFGKILRKNVLKLPQKGCWNVHASLLPKYRGAAPIQRAIENGEKETGISIFKMVEALDAGDIAIQKSIPIEINDNYGVVYEKLLALAKETVLEFLNSFDRLILKPQNEEEASYAEKITKEDLIVDFDNDTLKVHNKIRAYDPYPGVRSIYEKEEVKMFGSEFSVDLTTIENKEEPGTIIDIEKDGIIVKCRNGAVKVKEIQFPGKKKITTIDAINGKKLKLLGQFRPY, encoded by the coding sequence ATGACAACTAACAACGATTTTAAAATTGTTTTCATGGGTACCCCTGATTTTGGAGCTGAAGTTTTAGAAGAATTAATAAATCACAATTTTAATGTTGTCGGAGTATTTTCCCAACCTGACAGACCTAGAGGGCGCGGAAAAAAACTTCAACCAACTCCAGCTAAGGAAATTGCCCTCAAATACAATATTCCCATATTTCAACCAAAAAGTGTTAATAAAGGAGAAGGCTTTGACTTTTTGAAAGAGTTGAATCCTGATATTATTATTACGGCTGCTTTTGGAAAAATATTGAGAAAAAACGTTTTAAAACTACCACAAAAAGGATGTTGGAACGTTCATGCATCTCTGTTGCCAAAATATAGGGGAGCTGCTCCTATTCAAAGAGCTATAGAAAACGGAGAAAAAGAAACAGGAATCAGTATTTTCAAGATGGTAGAAGCTCTGGACGCAGGAGATATTGCCATTCAAAAAAGTATACCCATTGAAATAAACGACAATTATGGCGTAGTTTATGAAAAATTATTAGCTCTTGCCAAAGAAACTGTGTTGGAGTTTTTAAATTCATTCGATCGGTTAATTTTGAAACCACAAAATGAAGAAGAAGCCTCATATGCAGAAAAAATTACAAAAGAAGACCTAATTGTAGATTTTGATAATGATACTCTAAAGGTTCATAACAAAATTAGAGCTTACGATCCCTACCCTGGAGTAAGAAGCATATACGAAAAAGAAGAGGTAAAGATGTTTGGCTCGGAATTTTCTGTTGATTTGACGACAATTGAAAATAAAGAAGAGCCAGGAACAATAATTGATATTGAAAAAGATGGCATAATTGTAAAATGTAGAAATGGGGCTGTAAAAGTGAAAGAGATACAATTCCCAGGTAAAAAAAAGATAACCACAATAGATGCCATCAATGGCAAAAAACTAAAATTACTTGGGCAGTTTAGACCTTATTAA